One genomic segment of uncultured Desulfobacter sp. includes these proteins:
- the cbiB gene encoding adenosylcobinamide-phosphate synthase CbiB, with protein MLFDVTWQIIAAAFIVDVLAGDPKCLPHPIIWMGRAISFFEPEFRKWIENPFRAGLLFALCLIATAFGLTWAVVFIAGRIHPVAAAIIQAILVFYSFSNRSLYKAAMDVFKPLAGGDLAQARIKVGYIVGRQTKDLDEAGITRAACETVAENFVDGFLSPLCFALILGAPGAMMYKMINTLDSMVGYKNDTYILFGRAAARIDDAANYIPARISIAMIATAAAMLSLSRGKRAFFTALTQGRNHKSPNAGFPEATFAGALGVRFGGPNIYHGKLVEKPYIGGAFNDPRPAHIEKACELMMLSALVSVALGCLLAWGLF; from the coding sequence ATGCTTTTTGATGTAACCTGGCAAATTATAGCTGCCGCCTTTATCGTGGATGTTCTGGCCGGAGATCCGAAATGCCTGCCCCACCCCATTATCTGGATGGGCCGGGCCATCTCTTTTTTTGAACCTGAATTTCGAAAATGGATTGAAAACCCATTCCGGGCAGGACTTCTCTTTGCACTTTGCCTGATTGCCACAGCCTTTGGCCTGACCTGGGCTGTTGTTTTTATAGCCGGTCGAATTCATCCGGTTGCGGCCGCCATTATCCAAGCCATACTTGTTTTTTACAGTTTTTCCAATAGAAGCCTGTACAAGGCCGCCATGGACGTATTTAAGCCCCTGGCCGGGGGTGATCTGGCCCAGGCCAGAATCAAGGTGGGGTATATTGTGGGACGCCAAACCAAAGACCTGGATGAGGCGGGCATCACCCGGGCGGCCTGTGAAACTGTGGCGGAAAATTTCGTGGACGGATTTCTGTCGCCTTTATGTTTTGCCCTAATTCTCGGTGCCCCCGGCGCCATGATGTATAAGATGATCAACACCCTGGATTCCATGGTGGGGTATAAAAACGACACCTATATCCTGTTCGGCAGAGCGGCAGCCCGCATTGATGATGCGGCCAACTACATTCCGGCCCGGATCTCCATTGCCATGATTGCGACGGCAGCAGCGATGCTTTCCCTTTCCCGGGGCAAACGGGCGTTTTTCACAGCACTTACCCAGGGCCGCAATCACAAAAGCCCCAACGCCGGATTCCCCGAGGCCACCTTTGCAGGGGCGCTGGGCGTCCGGTTCGGCGGTCCCAATATCTACCACGGCAAGTTGGTGGAAAAACCCTATATCGGCGGTGCGTTCAATGACCCCAGACCTGCTCACATTGAAAAGGCCTGTGAGTTAATGATGCTGTCGGCCCTTGTTTCCGTGGCATTGGGCTGTCTTTTGGCCTGGGGGCTGTTTTAA
- a CDS encoding restriction endonuclease subunit S codes for MVNEWKDVSLGEVIKLQRGHDLTEKARKPGKIPVMGSAGQNGYHNISKTKGPGIVLGPSGASFGKVHFCKSNYWPHNTALYVTDFLGNDELFIFYFLKTIDFSYYKSGSAQPSLNRNHIYLIPVRIPPFPEQKSIAHILGSLDKKIELNRQMNATLEGMAQALFKSWFVDFDPVIDNALAAGNPIPEAFFARAETRRKALADGTANRDVAKQFPPAFKFTKEMGWIPKGWEVSTIGEQSTIVGGGTPSTKNPNFWEDGVYPWVTPKDFSSLQDKVLLSSSRYLTEEGLKKINSGLLPKGTVLMSSRAPVGYLAITQIETAINQGFIAMKCNGHIPSEYILQWANSIMDDIQQASSGSTFAEISKKVFKPFKILVPRLNSISAYTDIVNPIYTRISENIVKNKTLSSLRDTLLPKLISGELRVNV; via the coding sequence ATGGTAAATGAGTGGAAAGATGTGTCCCTTGGTGAAGTAATTAAGCTCCAGAGAGGACATGATTTAACAGAAAAAGCAAGAAAACCCGGGAAGATTCCTGTAATGGGATCTGCTGGTCAAAATGGATACCACAACATTTCTAAAACAAAAGGGCCAGGTATAGTTTTAGGTCCAAGTGGTGCATCATTTGGAAAGGTTCATTTTTGTAAAAGTAACTATTGGCCTCATAATACAGCGCTTTATGTTACAGATTTTTTGGGGAATGATGAGCTTTTTATATTTTATTTTCTGAAAACCATTGATTTTTCGTATTACAAGTCTGGTAGTGCTCAACCATCACTCAATAGAAATCATATATATCTTATTCCTGTTCGGATTCCACCTTTCCCAGAACAAAAATCAATCGCCCATATCCTGGGATCATTAGACAAAAAAATAGAGCTAAACCGCCAGATGAACGCCACCCTGGAAGGCATGGCACAAGCCCTCTTCAAAAGCTGGTTTGTAGACTTCGACCCGGTGATCGACAATGCCCTCGCCGCCGGAAACCCAATCCCAGAAGCGTTTTTCGCCCGTGCTGAAACCCGCCGCAAAGCCCTTGCCGATGGGACTGCCAATCGTGACGTTGCCAAGCAGTTTCCCCCAGCGTTTAAATTCACGAAAGAAATGGGGTGGATTCCGAAAGGGTGGGAGGTTAGCACTATAGGCGAACAAAGCACAATTGTCGGTGGAGGAACCCCGAGCACTAAAAATCCAAATTTTTGGGAAGATGGTGTTTACCCATGGGTAACCCCTAAAGATTTTTCATCACTTCAAGACAAGGTATTGCTATCAAGTAGCCGTTATTTAACTGAAGAAGGTCTTAAAAAGATAAACTCTGGTCTTTTGCCTAAAGGTACGGTCTTAATGTCGTCACGCGCACCTGTCGGTTACCTTGCAATCACACAAATAGAAACTGCAATTAACCAAGGCTTTATTGCTATGAAATGTAATGGGCACATTCCTTCTGAGTATATTTTGCAATGGGCGAACTCAATTATGGATGATATTCAGCAAGCCTCAAGCGGCAGTACTTTTGCGGAGATCAGTAAAAAAGTATTTAAACCATTCAAAATATTAGTGCCCCGATTAAATTCAATAAGTGCTTATACGGATATAGTTAATCCGATTTATACACGGATTTCTGAGAATATAGTTAAAAACAAGACTCTTTCATCACTACGCGATACACTTTTACCAAAACTTATATCGGGAGAACTAAGAGTAAATGTCTGA
- a CDS encoding glycosyltransferase family A protein, with the protein MAEQKKDMVSVIIPAFNRAWTLKRAIDSALAQDYRHREIIVVDDGSTDLTQELLAGYGDKIRVLVQENKGVSAARNLGIQESQGNFIALLDSDDAWEKKKLSCQVAFFQSNPGAMICQTEEIWIRKGKRVNPKKKHKKPSGMIFEPSLKLCLVSPSAVMIRKQLFDQKGMFNEALPVCEDYDLWLRISHDTPVYLIDAPLTVKTGGHGDQLSAAHSQDKYRIQSILNLIESNVLSLDQEQAALNVFKEKCRIFANGCMKRGREKEGAHYLMLAGGKGRAVTARG; encoded by the coding sequence ATGGCAGAGCAAAAAAAAGATATGGTCAGTGTTATTATTCCCGCATTCAACCGGGCGTGGACCCTTAAAAGGGCTATTGATTCAGCCCTTGCCCAAGACTACCGGCACAGGGAAATCATTGTGGTGGATGACGGCTCAACAGACCTAACCCAGGAACTGCTGGCAGGGTATGGAGATAAAATCCGGGTCCTGGTCCAGGAAAATAAAGGGGTGAGTGCAGCCCGGAACCTTGGGATCCAAGAAAGCCAAGGCAATTTTATTGCCCTGCTGGATTCTGATGATGCCTGGGAAAAGAAGAAACTTTCCTGCCAGGTGGCCTTTTTTCAATCCAATCCCGGGGCAATGATTTGCCAGACCGAAGAAATTTGGATCAGAAAGGGTAAACGGGTTAATCCCAAAAAAAAACATAAAAAGCCGTCGGGCATGATTTTTGAGCCTTCTTTAAAGCTCTGCCTGGTCAGCCCTTCGGCTGTGATGATCAGAAAACAACTCTTTGATCAAAAAGGGATGTTTAACGAGGCACTTCCGGTATGCGAGGATTATGACTTGTGGTTGCGTATTTCCCATGACACGCCCGTGTATCTGATTGACGCCCCCTTAACGGTTAAAACCGGGGGGCATGGGGACCAGCTGTCCGCCGCTCACTCCCAGGATAAATACCGGATTCAATCCATCTTGAATTTGATTGAGTCTAATGTTCTTTCTTTGGATCAGGAACAGGCCGCTCTAAACGTATTTAAAGAAAAGTGCCGGATTTTTGCCAATGGGTGCATGAAACGGGGCAGGGAAAAAGAAGGCGCCCATTACCTGATGCTTGCCGGCGGCAAGGGGAGGGCGGTGACGGCTCGGGGTTGA
- a CDS encoding abortive infection family protein translates to MSDEITLLQSSTEALLLSESATHLNEQKDRIQLALTSTDPELVLDTSKDFLESVFKTILKDRNGDASLPLKLNPLFKTLRESLPMSYDKDVADHLEKMTSSIVHHIGELRNSYGAASHGNDGYYECPVKMDELHMIVQFVDGLSGFILKKHKESNDPEIATRIHYEDYPDFNDFWDEQYEGYELPFNSTEKLVVPASELLFKNDLKAYREALLQFRSSAMEDDDDEIL, encoded by the coding sequence ATGTCTGATGAGATTACATTACTTCAATCCAGTACCGAAGCTCTCCTTTTATCTGAAAGTGCAACTCATCTAAATGAACAAAAAGACCGTATCCAACTAGCATTGACGAGCACAGATCCTGAACTTGTTTTAGACACATCGAAGGATTTTTTAGAAAGTGTTTTTAAGACGATACTAAAAGATCGCAATGGGGATGCAAGTTTACCCCTAAAGTTAAACCCTCTTTTTAAAACATTACGAGAAAGCCTCCCAATGAGTTATGATAAAGATGTTGCTGATCATCTTGAAAAAATGACTTCATCGATAGTTCATCATATTGGCGAGTTAAGGAATAGTTATGGAGCAGCATCTCATGGCAATGATGGTTATTACGAATGCCCCGTTAAAATGGATGAACTCCACATGATTGTTCAATTTGTAGATGGATTATCAGGATTTATTTTAAAAAAGCACAAAGAATCGAATGATCCTGAGATTGCAACTCGAATCCACTACGAAGATTATCCTGATTTCAATGATTTTTGGGATGAGCAGTATGAGGGATATGAGCTTCCATTCAACAGCACAGAAAAATTGGTTGTTCCAGCAAGTGAGTTATTATTTAAAAATGATCTCAAGGCATATCGTGAAGCATTACTTCAATTTAGAAGTAGCGCTATGGAAGATGATGATGACGAAATTTTATAG
- the cbiR gene encoding cobamide remodeling phosphodiesterase CbiR — translation MMKRPFRLGTTSFIYPDHIIPNVQKIGAFFDEIELLVFESKPEAVMPPRNDVRELAKLSRDLDLTYNVHLPTDISLSAPDLRLRQEAADTLKRVIERFSIAPVTSFTLHLEMDKPMPSQDGIEAWQNNARQGLELLMPALEDPATIGVETLWYPPDLFKDLVNEFGLSVCADLGHHIKYRYDITRTFELFGPKINLIHLHGVNTRLEPPQDHIDLNKTAPAEFRKVMDTLKDYTGTVCLEVFKLADLQGSLAALAKFFNDIPSL, via the coding sequence ATGATGAAAAGACCCTTCAGACTGGGCACGACCTCCTTTATCTATCCGGATCACATTATCCCCAATGTCCAAAAAATCGGCGCTTTTTTTGACGAAATTGAACTTCTGGTATTTGAAAGTAAACCCGAAGCGGTGATGCCGCCCCGCAACGATGTGAGAGAACTGGCAAAACTATCCCGGGATCTGGACCTGACCTATAATGTCCACCTGCCCACGGATATCAGTTTAAGCGCACCGGACCTGCGCCTTCGCCAGGAAGCTGCAGACACCCTGAAACGGGTGATTGAACGATTTTCCATTGCGCCTGTCACAAGCTTCACCCTTCATCTGGAAATGGATAAGCCCATGCCGTCACAGGATGGTATTGAGGCCTGGCAAAACAATGCACGACAGGGGCTTGAATTGCTGATGCCGGCCCTGGAAGATCCAGCAACGATTGGCGTGGAAACCCTTTGGTATCCCCCGGATCTTTTCAAAGATCTGGTGAACGAATTTGGCCTGTCCGTCTGTGCCGACCTTGGCCACCATATCAAATACAGGTATGACATAACCCGCACCTTTGAACTGTTCGGCCCAAAAATCAATCTGATCCATCTCCACGGTGTGAATACGCGCCTTGAACCGCCCCAAGACCACATTGACCTTAACAAAACAGCACCAGCCGAATTCAGGAAAGTTATGGACACGTTGAAAGACTACACGGGAACCGTCTGTCTGGAGGTTTTTAAACTTGCCGATCTGCAAGGGTCCTTGGCCGCACTGGCCAAATTTTTTAACGACATACCCTCATTATAA
- a CDS encoding ferredoxin family protein, with the protein MAKGKSVTHVINRDWCKGCGICVHFCPKQVLELDSSEKAVAARPDDCIACKLCEIRCPDLAIEIQIEKEGE; encoded by the coding sequence ATGGCAAAAGGAAAATCCGTCACACACGTTATTAACAGAGACTGGTGCAAGGGGTGCGGCATTTGCGTTCACTTCTGCCCCAAACAGGTTCTGGAACTGGACAGCAGTGAAAAAGCTGTGGCAGCCCGCCCCGACGACTGCATTGCATGCAAGCTTTGCGAAATTCGGTGCCCTGATCTGGCAATTGAAATCCAAATTGAAAAAGAAGGGGAATAA
- a CDS encoding 2-oxoacid:acceptor oxidoreductase subunit alpha, translating to MTQNIQFIPGSDACIEGALYAGCDFFAGYPITPSSEVAEGLAAALPKRGGKFIQMEDEIASMACIIGAALAGKKVMTATSGPGFSLKQEGIGYACMTETPCVVANIQRGGPSTGNPTHVAQGDTMQARWGSHGDHSIIAMTASNLQDVFKITVEAFNLAEQYRTPVILMFDEATQHLREKVVIPEPGEIEVIDRIRTTIPVGEQYYPYRTDENGQRPMSDFGAGHRFHVTGLHHNLLGFPDVSPANVDALIHHLVDKIDSKANELARYKEYYMDDADYVIVAYGTTTRSAIQAAEDYRNQLGIKVGVLELQTVWPFADDIVREKCANAKAVIVAEMNMGQIVNEVKRVVTQPEKVFFSNRVDNQIIKPADIKAALKMITGKGV from the coding sequence ATGACTCAAAATATCCAATTTATTCCAGGAAGCGATGCTTGCATTGAAGGCGCCCTTTATGCTGGGTGTGACTTTTTTGCAGGTTATCCTATCACTCCGTCTTCAGAAGTTGCAGAAGGTTTAGCTGCTGCACTTCCCAAAAGAGGTGGCAAATTTATCCAGATGGAAGACGAAATTGCTTCCATGGCCTGCATTATTGGTGCAGCCCTTGCCGGAAAGAAGGTCATGACCGCAACCTCCGGCCCGGGATTTTCTTTGAAGCAGGAAGGTATCGGATACGCCTGTATGACTGAAACCCCCTGTGTCGTCGCAAATATCCAGAGGGGCGGGCCATCCACAGGTAACCCCACCCATGTAGCCCAGGGTGACACGATGCAGGCCAGATGGGGCTCCCATGGCGACCATAGCATTATTGCCATGACAGCTTCCAACCTCCAGGATGTATTTAAAATTACGGTTGAAGCGTTTAATCTCGCTGAACAATACAGGACGCCTGTTATTCTTATGTTTGATGAGGCCACCCAGCACCTGAGAGAAAAAGTGGTCATTCCTGAACCCGGCGAAATCGAAGTTATAGATAGAATCAGAACCACGATTCCCGTAGGTGAACAATACTATCCCTATCGTACCGATGAAAATGGCCAGCGTCCCATGTCCGATTTCGGTGCAGGCCATCGTTTCCACGTGACCGGCCTTCATCATAACCTTTTGGGATTTCCCGACGTCAGTCCTGCAAATGTCGACGCCCTGATCCACCACCTGGTAGACAAAATCGATAGCAAAGCCAACGAGCTTGCCAGGTACAAAGAATACTACATGGATGATGCCGACTATGTCATCGTTGCCTATGGCACGACAACCAGATCCGCCATCCAGGCTGCCGAAGACTATCGGAATCAGTTAGGAATTAAGGTCGGCGTTTTAGAACTTCAGACCGTCTGGCCCTTTGCAGATGACATTGTCAGGGAAAAATGTGCTAATGCCAAAGCCGTGATCGTGGCTGAAATGAATATGGGTCAGATTGTCAACGAGGTAAAACGTGTTGTGACTCAGCCTGAAAAGGTTTTCTTCTCTAACCGGGTTGACAACCAAATCATCAAGCCGGCTGACATTAAAGCTGCATTGAAAATGATCACCGGAAAGGGGGTATAG
- a CDS encoding threonine-phosphate decarboxylase, whose amino-acid sequence MIQGHGGNKQQLADRIGCGLEDIIDMSSNLNPLGPPKRIHAFIRENIHLIHALPEPDAAGMSKGFADYHGIDPGCVIAGNGTTFFIYTLPLALGAKRALILGPAYADYEDACAAHHVKTCHCLTLAENNFVPNLDQLSASAEQADLVFICNPNNPTGALIDKQNLETLIQRHTNTCFVVDESYLPFVPDAEDLSLVTQTHLPNLVVLSSMSKIFRIPGLRTGFLSGAKALIRKIMVHYQPWSVNALAQAVIKNVYDHPEDILPFYRQTREFIVKERRAFVHALDETDGIRLFDTPVYFVLARLDRILAPELCRRVGDDGFLIRDCANFKGLSNRFVRFSLKTREINLALAQSIKTALAREQS is encoded by the coding sequence ATGATTCAGGGCCACGGCGGAAATAAGCAGCAACTTGCAGACCGTATAGGATGCGGGCTTGAAGATATCATTGACATGAGTTCCAACCTCAATCCCCTGGGGCCGCCGAAACGCATCCACGCCTTTATCCGGGAAAACATCCATCTGATTCATGCCCTTCCCGAACCGGATGCCGCCGGTATGTCAAAGGGATTTGCAGACTATCACGGCATTGATCCCGGCTGTGTGATTGCAGGCAACGGCACCACCTTTTTCATCTATACCCTGCCCCTGGCCCTTGGGGCAAAAAGGGCCCTGATCCTGGGTCCGGCCTACGCCGACTATGAAGATGCCTGTGCAGCCCATCATGTAAAAACTTGTCATTGTTTGACCCTTGCCGAAAATAATTTTGTTCCGAATCTGGATCAGTTATCTGCTAGCGCCGAACAGGCAGACCTGGTGTTTATCTGCAACCCGAACAATCCCACAGGCGCCCTGATTGACAAACAGAATCTGGAAACACTGATTCAACGCCACACAAATACCTGTTTTGTGGTGGATGAATCCTACCTGCCCTTTGTACCGGATGCAGAAGACCTTTCCCTTGTAACGCAGACACACCTGCCCAACCTTGTGGTACTCTCCTCTATGTCCAAAATATTCAGGATTCCGGGGCTGCGCACAGGTTTTTTAAGCGGGGCCAAAGCCTTGATCCGGAAAATTATGGTCCATTACCAGCCCTGGAGCGTCAATGCCCTGGCCCAGGCCGTAATCAAAAATGTTTACGATCATCCGGAGGACATTTTGCCCTTTTACCGGCAGACCCGGGAATTTATTGTTAAAGAACGCCGGGCTTTTGTCCATGCCCTGGATGAAACAGACGGCATCCGGCTTTTTGATACACCGGTTTATTTTGTGTTGGCCCGGTTGGACCGAATCTTAGCCCCAGAGCTGTGCCGCCGGGTGGGAGATGACGGATTTCTGATCCGGGACTGCGCCAATTTTAAAGGGCTGTCCAATCGGTTTGTCCGATTTTCCCTGAAAACACGTGAAATCAACCTGGCCCTGGCCCAAAGCATCAAAACAGCCCTGGCCCGGGAACAGAGTTAA
- a CDS encoding type I restriction enzyme endonuclease domain-containing protein — translation MKFTESQLEAAIIELLTQAGYPHVLGETIDRQPEEVLIKDDLRDFLTRQYAANDITPGEIESVIRQLVAYSSADLYESNKAIMKLIPDGFLLKRESFADIGIDFEEKAFYDILKALTIKYDFGYPEDQLITLAQKVKVIVDDKAKYTDWSQRDDIKAELKVDLIILLAEHGYPPVDRDEVYKEIFEQAENFKRNK, via the coding sequence ATGAAATTTACCGAATCCCAACTCGAAGCCGCCATCATCGAACTTCTCACCCAAGCCGGATATCCTCATGTGCTCGGGGAAACCATCGATCGGCAGCCGGAAGAGGTGTTGATCAAGGATGATCTGCGGGATTTCTTAACCCGTCAGTATGCAGCGAACGACATCACGCCCGGTGAAATCGAGTCGGTTATCCGGCAGCTGGTGGCCTACTCATCGGCAGACCTCTACGAGAGCAACAAGGCCATCATGAAGCTCATTCCCGACGGCTTTTTGCTCAAGCGGGAATCATTCGCCGATATAGGCATTGATTTTGAAGAAAAAGCCTTCTATGACATCCTGAAAGCCCTCACCATCAAATACGATTTTGGATACCCGGAGGATCAGCTCATCACGCTTGCCCAAAAGGTAAAGGTCATTGTTGATGACAAGGCCAAATATACCGACTGGAGCCAACGCGATGATATCAAGGCAGAGCTTAAGGTGGATCTCATTATTTTGCTGGCGGAGCATGGCTATCCGCCGGTGGATCGGGATGAGGTGTATAAAGAGATCTTTGAGCAGGCGGAAAATTTTAAGAGGAATAAATGA
- a CDS encoding FprA family A-type flavoprotein, which translates to MKFQRIVDDIYRLGVNIEDENYLFEGIWPIPHGISINSYLIKGEKNVLIDLTQDIMDFPKAITGQMEEVNLAVEDIDIIVVNHMEPDHAGWLREFCKKNTKGVIYCTKKAVPLLEAFGEVPADRAVAITDGMTLEVGDYELQFFETPNIHWPETMMTYETKRKILFACDAFGSYGKVEDDTIFDDQLSEEKHAFLENEALRYYANIVSAFSGFVLKGLTKLSGLDIKIICPSHGIIWRENPGVIIDHYKRYAEYSKGPAEREITLVWSSMYGSTKSMLNLVVETIRKHKIPVHVYQAPGDDIGYILANAWKSAGLIFGMPTYEYKVFPPMSHVIEELLVKKVTNKKVFRYGSYGWVGGAQRDFESKIEKSGWDLLGFYEWQGAPTSEDEQALVQEIDTFCQELIKFTE; encoded by the coding sequence ATGAAATTTCAAAGAATAGTAGATGATATTTATCGCCTTGGGGTTAACATTGAAGACGAGAATTACCTTTTTGAGGGAATCTGGCCCATTCCCCATGGCATTTCAATAAACTCGTATCTGATCAAGGGTGAAAAGAACGTGCTCATTGATCTGACCCAGGACATCATGGACTTTCCCAAGGCCATTACCGGACAGATGGAAGAGGTCAACCTGGCTGTGGAGGACATTGATATCATCGTGGTAAACCACATGGAGCCGGATCACGCCGGTTGGCTTCGGGAATTTTGTAAAAAAAATACCAAGGGCGTGATTTACTGTACCAAAAAAGCCGTTCCCCTGCTTGAAGCCTTTGGCGAGGTGCCGGCGGACCGGGCCGTGGCCATCACGGACGGGATGACCCTGGAAGTAGGGGACTACGAACTTCAGTTTTTTGAAACGCCCAACATCCATTGGCCCGAAACCATGATGACCTATGAGACAAAACGGAAAATTCTGTTTGCTTGCGATGCCTTTGGTTCCTACGGCAAAGTAGAGGACGACACCATTTTTGACGACCAGCTCTCCGAGGAAAAACATGCTTTTTTGGAAAATGAGGCGTTGCGCTATTACGCCAATATCGTTTCGGCATTTTCCGGCTTTGTACTCAAGGGACTGACCAAACTGTCCGGACTGGATATAAAGATCATCTGCCCCTCCCACGGAATTATCTGGCGGGAGAACCCCGGCGTGATCATCGATCATTACAAACGCTATGCAGAGTACAGCAAGGGGCCGGCAGAACGGGAGATTACCCTGGTCTGGTCCAGCATGTACGGCAGTACAAAATCCATGCTGAACCTTGTGGTTGAGACCATAAGAAAACACAAGATTCCGGTGCATGTTTACCAGGCCCCGGGTGATGACATCGGCTATATCCTGGCCAACGCCTGGAAGTCCGCCGGGCTTATTTTCGGCATGCCCACTTACGAGTACAAGGTCTTTCCGCCCATGTCCCATGTGATTGAGGAACTGCTTGTCAAAAAGGTGACCAACAAAAAGGTTTTCAGGTACGGTTCCTATGGATGGGTTGGAGGGGCACAGCGGGATTTTGAATCCAAAATTGAAAAGTCCGGCTGGGATCTGCTCGGTTTTTACGAATGGCAGGGAGCCCCCACCAGCGAGGATGAGCAGGCCCTGGTTCAGGAAATCGACACCTTTTGTCAGGAACTGATTAAGTTTACTGAGTAA
- a CDS encoding RNA-binding domain-containing protein, translating to MEKIMAESNRIEYKQQLTDSMEKEVVAFLNYPDGGIIYIGMKDDGSPYGISDVDKVQLAIKDRLKHNILPSALGLFDVIHENRDGKDLIKIIVASGPEKPYHLRKYGMSEKGCFIRIGSASEPMPTRMIEDLFSQRTRSSLSRIRSIRQDLSFEQLKIYYQEAGLTLNDKFAANLELLTGDGAYNYTAYLLADQNGNSVQVAKYAGTDRVDLLESKDYGFCCLVKTCKMILDRLEAVENRVINKITSRERINRPYWDTVALREAVINAIIHNDYATELVPKFEIFTDRLEITSAGSIHPGQEQEYFFSGYSMPRNKAIMRVFKDLGMVEFLGSGMPRILKAYPRESFTFSNYFVRAVFPISPEALALEREVSEKGTEKKFRKEVQEKSSGKTRQKILNFMIEDPSITVRALAERLNISERAVNKQISALREQNRIKRIGGRKFGQWEVITDE from the coding sequence ATGGAAAAAATCATGGCTGAATCCAATCGAATCGAATACAAGCAGCAACTTACCGATTCCATGGAAAAAGAGGTTGTTGCTTTCCTGAACTATCCGGATGGCGGGATTATTTATATCGGAATGAAGGACGATGGAAGCCCCTACGGCATTTCCGACGTGGACAAGGTTCAACTTGCCATCAAAGACCGATTGAAACACAACATTCTCCCTTCGGCACTCGGTCTGTTTGATGTCATTCACGAAAACCGGGACGGCAAAGACCTGATCAAAATCATTGTGGCCAGCGGCCCGGAAAAGCCCTATCACCTGCGTAAATACGGCATGTCGGAAAAGGGGTGTTTTATCCGCATCGGCAGTGCCAGTGAACCCATGCCGACCCGCATGATTGAGGATCTGTTTTCTCAACGCACCCGGAGTTCTCTTTCACGTATTCGATCAATTCGGCAGGATTTGAGCTTCGAACAGCTCAAGATTTATTATCAGGAAGCAGGGCTGACCCTCAACGATAAATTTGCCGCCAATCTGGAGCTGCTGACTGGAGATGGAGCCTACAATTATACCGCTTATTTGCTGGCCGACCAGAACGGAAATTCCGTACAGGTGGCAAAGTATGCCGGCACCGATCGCGTTGATCTTCTGGAGAGCAAAGATTACGGATTCTGTTGTCTGGTGAAAACGTGCAAGATGATTTTGGATCGGCTGGAGGCGGTTGAGAATCGGGTGATCAACAAAATTACATCCAGAGAGCGGATCAACCGCCCATACTGGGATACCGTCGCACTCCGTGAGGCGGTTATTAATGCGATCATTCACAACGACTATGCCACTGAGCTTGTTCCCAAATTTGAAATTTTCACGGATAGGTTGGAAATCACCTCTGCCGGGTCCATACATCCGGGGCAAGAGCAGGAATACTTCTTTTCCGGTTATTCCATGCCGCGGAATAAAGCCATCATGCGTGTATTCAAGGATTTAGGAATGGTGGAATTTTTAGGTTCCGGTATGCCGCGTATTTTGAAGGCGTACCCCCGTGAATCTTTTACTTTTTCCAATTATTTTGTCCGTGCCGTGTTTCCAATATCACCTGAAGCTCTGGCATTGGAGAGGGAAGTGAGTGAAAAAGGTACAGAAAAGAAGTTCAGGAAAGAGGTTCAGGAAAAAAGTTCAGGAAAGACGCGCCAAAAAATATTAAACTTCATGATAGAAGATCCTTCCATTACGGTAAGAGCGCTTGCCGAGAGGCTCAATATTTCTGAACGCGCCGTTAACAAGCAGATATCGGCACTTCGAGAGCAAAACAGAATCAAACGAATCGGTGGGAGAAAATTCGGTCAATGGGAAGTCATAACGGATGAATAA